Proteins encoded together in one Lathyrus oleraceus cultivar Zhongwan6 chromosome 5, CAAS_Psat_ZW6_1.0, whole genome shotgun sequence window:
- the LOC127084955 gene encoding protein FMP32, mitochondrial isoform X2: MGLYKRAFGLGLGLKPRFTNIISSRSSSRHVSQAVDSTVKRAFLVDTLALVRNLESNGFPSKQAEAITFAITQVLNDSLENVAQSFVTKSDMLKSEMTQETNLSKFKSEVQSSQEHHFSLLQRETEKLRNDIDKMRSELRYEIDKVTAGQRLDLNLERGRIRDELANQNAETTNLTNKLDREIHALRAQLEAAKYDVIKYCIGTLVSISAVGLAVIRVIL, encoded by the exons ATGGGTTTGTATAAACGTGCTTTTGGTTTGGGTTTAGGTTTGAAACCTCGCTTCACTAACATCATATCTTCCCGTAGCAGCAGCAGGCACGTTTCACAGGCAGTAGATTCCACCGTTAAGCGCGCATTCCTCGTCGATACACTTGCGCTG GTACGGAATTTGGAATCCAACGGGTTTCCTTCCAAACAAGCAGAAGCGATTACTTTTGCAATCACTCAAGTTCTAAATGATAGCTTGGAAAATGTTGCTCAATCTTTTGTTACAAAATCAGATATGCTGAAG TCAGAAATGACCCAAGAAACAAATCTCTCAAAGTTCAAATCTGAAGTGCAAAGTTCTCAG GAACATCATTTTTCTTTGTTGCAACGCGAGACTGAAAAACTTCGTAATGACATAGATAAGATGAGAAGTGAATTGAG GTATGAGATTGACAAAGTAACTGCCGGACAACGATTGGACTTGAATCTTGAAAGAGG ACGCATTCGAGATGAGCTCGCTAATCAAAATGCTGAAACCACCAATTTGACAAACAAACTTGATCGA GAAATCCATGCATTGAGAGCCCAATTAGAAGCTGCAAAATATGATGTGATCAAGTACTGCATAGGTACCCTCGTCTCTATATCTGCAGTGGGTCTGGCTGTCATCCGGGTCATATTGTAG
- the LOC127084955 gene encoding protein FMP32, mitochondrial isoform X1, whose product MGATNKGQRRLGQASKRLKPRFTNIISSRSSSRHVSQAVDSTVKRAFLVDTLALVRNLESNGFPSKQAEAITFAITQVLNDSLENVAQSFVTKSDMLKSEMTQETNLSKFKSEVQSSQEHHFSLLQRETEKLRNDIDKMRSELRYEIDKVTAGQRLDLNLERGRIRDELANQNAETTNLTNKLDREIHALRAQLEAAKYDVIKYCIGTLVSISAVGLAVIRVIL is encoded by the exons ATGGGAGCAACAAACAAAGGGCAGCGACGTTTGGGGCAAGCAAGCAAGC GTTTGAAACCTCGCTTCACTAACATCATATCTTCCCGTAGCAGCAGCAGGCACGTTTCACAGGCAGTAGATTCCACCGTTAAGCGCGCATTCCTCGTCGATACACTTGCGCTG GTACGGAATTTGGAATCCAACGGGTTTCCTTCCAAACAAGCAGAAGCGATTACTTTTGCAATCACTCAAGTTCTAAATGATAGCTTGGAAAATGTTGCTCAATCTTTTGTTACAAAATCAGATATGCTGAAG TCAGAAATGACCCAAGAAACAAATCTCTCAAAGTTCAAATCTGAAGTGCAAAGTTCTCAG GAACATCATTTTTCTTTGTTGCAACGCGAGACTGAAAAACTTCGTAATGACATAGATAAGATGAGAAGTGAATTGAG GTATGAGATTGACAAAGTAACTGCCGGACAACGATTGGACTTGAATCTTGAAAGAGG ACGCATTCGAGATGAGCTCGCTAATCAAAATGCTGAAACCACCAATTTGACAAACAAACTTGATCGA GAAATCCATGCATTGAGAGCCCAATTAGAAGCTGCAAAATATGATGTGATCAAGTACTGCATAGGTACCCTCGTCTCTATATCTGCAGTGGGTCTGGCTGTCATCCGGGTCATATTGTAG